The DNA window TCAGGTCGATACCTGCGGGTGGGCGTAGCCGATGGAGGGTTCCGTCCATGCTGGTGACGTACAGCGCCCAGGCGTCGCCGTCGCGCGCGATGCGCACGGAAGTCGCGCCGTCCGGTGGATTGCGCATCGGGCCGGGCTTGATGAGGCCGGTGATGATCGTGCATCCGGCACCGGTGGCCGGATCGATCTGGTAGACCGCGCCCTGGATGTGGTCGGCGACGAAGAGTTGGCCTGCCCGAGTCGCCTCCATATCGTCGGGCAGCACGATCAGATCGGGCGCCCCTGCCACCACGGTCGGATTATCGGGATCGTCGAGCGGCACGCGGAAGATACGCAGGGTGAGATTGTCGGCATAGATCGATTTCCCGTCGGGGGCCAGCGCCAGGCCATTCGACCACGGCAACGTGGACCAGGTCTTCGTGTACTCACCCGTGGACGGCCGGTAGCGCGAGATCCCGGTCGGCGGGCCGGTGATGCCGATGGTGCTGAACAGGAGGTCGCCGTTGGGCAGCTCCAGCAGCCCGTTCGGGCCGGCCAGCTCGGTGAGCAGAATCGTGACCGCACCGGTATCGATGTCGTAGCGGCGCAGGGTGCCCGGTTGTTCGGCCACGCCGTCACCGGTGAGGAAGTAGACCGACCGGCCGACGACCCGCACCCCCGCCGGATGGTCCAGCCCGGTCACCAGCTTCTGGAACTTCCCATCGGCATCAATGTGGGCCAGGAATCCATCCGCAATTCCAGTGACGTAGAAACCGCCGGCCCCGTCGGTATCGAGATTCTCCAGATTCCCGACCCCGCTGACGATCGTCGAAGCCTCCCACCCATCCGCACACGACCCCGAGGGCGTCTCCGCCGCCGCGGTCGCCCCGGTCACGACAGTGCCCGCCACAACCGCCACGGTCAGCGCCACCGCCCGAATCCGCCGACTCGCCAGCCCGTTCGCCATGCGGCACAACCTAACAGCCGCTCCGACCCGTCGCACACCACGTAAGCGCCAAGTGTTGCCGGCCGCGTCAGACAGCCGGTCTCCCATATCCACGCACGTCAGTGCCCGACAACAGGTGCTCAACGAGGGTGCAGCCGTGTCGTGCGCGCGCCGCGTCGGTACATCGTCGATCCGCCGCCCATGGGTAGCCGGCCCCTGAAGTCCATATCCCGGGCGGGTCAGCGGCTCAGGCCCGGCGACCAGTCCGGGGCGGAGGTCCGCCCCGGACTCCTCGACTCACGGAATGAACAGCATGCCGATCATGTTGACGATCCCGGAGACGAACTGATCGATAGTGCGAATAACCATGGCATCTCCTTACTTGTGTAGTGAGAAAACAGCCTCGACCGGATCCACGCGCCGAGCGCTGTGGGACGGCACCTGCGAATAGGCGTCGATCAATCTTCGTTGCGGCAGGCGATGGGGATTGCTCGCTATTTCCCCAATTTTCTTGCCGATCAAGATCATTCATCGTAAAGCGGGCAATTCGGCCCACGCTGACCCACGGCGCGGGCGGCACAGCCCGTCCTTCGTCAACAACCTGCCCGCCGATATCGCCGACAGCCTGGTCCAGCAGACCGCGGCGGCCATTCCCGGCGGCACCGTTGCGCAGAGCATGCTCGCCGAATCCATCGATATCACCGACGATCTGGCGCGAATCACCGTGCCGACGCTGATCGTGAACGCCACGCAGGACCTCCTTGGTGGATCCGGCGAATTCACGGCTGCTCGCGTCCGCGATTCCCGGAGGCGAGTACACCGAGATCGCCGCCGGGCACGTTCTCATGGCCGAACAGCCCGAGTTGTGGTGGCAGACCATCGTGGACTTCCTCGACCGCCATCAGCTCTGACCGCGGCGATCGAGGCTGCCGGTCAGCTAAGTTGTTTCGCCTGTGGCCACAACTGCGCCAACGAGGCGCGCGGCGCCCGACAGATGAACAGCGGTTGGCCTTGTTCGTCGTTGTCGATGCCGAGACCGTTGTCGATATGACCGGCGGGTTCGATCTCGCCGAAAACGCCCGCCAATTGGTCGCGACCGATCCCGACTGTCAGCACGGCCGTCGCGGAATCGCTCGGCGGACCCCACCACCAGTAAGAGTTGTGGCCCGAATGCGGAATCGGCAAATCGTAAGCGGCACCGAAGCGTTCGATGGCGCCCGCCTCCCCATAATTGTCGGTGAGAATCGCGACGTCGGGCCCTAGACGCGCGCGGACTTCGCCTATCCTGGCGACGAATTCGGGCCATCCGATGGTTTCGCCCGCGTCGTAGTTGATGGCGAGCACCGGCGAATCCCGCAGCGTCGAAACGGGTAACACCGGCAGAAACAGCACAGCCGAGGCGACGCCGTTGACAGTGAGCACCGAACCGACTGCCGCCCAACGGATTCGCCGATCCCCGAGCCGTGCGGCGACCGGCACCGCACCGGCGGCCAGCAGCACTGGATACATCCCGCCCAGGTAGTAGGCCTTACCGCCGCTGGCCGCGAACACCACGAACAGCACCGCATACGCGACAACGAAGGCGCGCCGGCGCGCGTCCCGCCACAGCCGCCAGAGCCCGAATCCCCACAGCGGCGCCAGCAATGGACCCATCAGCCCGAATTGCGACAGGACGAACGCGAACAGCGAATCCGAGGTCCCGGAGGATCCTCCCGCGATCGCCCGGCTCAGCTCCCATTGCGGCCAGTCATTGTTCGCCTGCCACACCAGATATGGCAGCCAGATCGCTACGGCAAGCCCGACCGCCATCGGAAAGTATCTGGTAGCGAAGACCTTTCGTGGACCGACCAGAATCAGCGCCAGCACCAACGCCGCCACGGGAAAAATCAGCAGCAGCTTGTTCTGCAACCCGATGCCGACAACCAGTCCCGCCGCGAGCCACCACTGCGGAGCAATCGGCCGATGCTCATCCGCTCGATTCCGCTCGACATGGCGCGCTTCGGAGTCGCGCAGCAGCAGCAACACCAGCAGGCAAACCAACGCCACCGCCGCCATATCGAAACTGGCGGTGGACAGCAGATGCCCGATACCCAGCACCATCGCCGCACTCGCGACCGCTACCGACGCCAAGATCTGCGCCCCACGCCCGCCCCCCAGTTCACGCGCCATCAACCCCGCGCACACCACAACGAACGTCGCCGCCAGGATCGACGGAAGTCGCAGCAGCAGTAACGAATCGGCATCGATCGCAGACATCGCGCGAGCCAGCAACGGCACCAAGGGCGGCTGGTCCGCATACCCCCAATCCAGATGCTTCCCCGCCGCTAGAAAGTACAACTCGTCCCGGTGGTAGCCATAGCGCGTCGCGCAGGCAGTCAGTAGTGCGGCAAACAGGACGGCGACTATGCACAGTTGTCGCCCCATAACTTTGGGCACTTGTCCAGCCTGACACACTTCCGCAGCGTATGCTGCACCTCGACGCCCTTCTTACTGAGGAGTAAGATAGACTTACTCTGGAGTAAGATAGCTGGGACA is part of the Nocardia sp. NBC_00565 genome and encodes:
- a CDS encoding SMP-30/gluconolactonase/LRE family protein codes for the protein MANGLASRRIRAVALTVAVVAGTVVTGATAAAETPSGSCADGWEASTIVSGVGNLENLDTDGAGGFYVTGIADGFLAHIDADGKFQKLVTGLDHPAGVRVVGRSVYFLTGDGVAEQPGTLRRYDIDTGAVTILLTELAGPNGLLELPNGDLLFSTIGITGPPTGISRYRPSTGEYTKTWSTLPWSNGLALAPDGKSIYADNLTLRIFRVPLDDPDNPTVVAGAPDLIVLPDDMEATRAGQLFVADHIQGAVYQIDPATGAGCTIITGLIKPGPMRNPPDGATSVRIARDGDAWALYVTSMDGTLHRLRPPAGIDLTPADPRR
- a CDS encoding alpha/beta fold hydrolase produces the protein MDPANSRLLASAIPGGEYTEIAAGHVLMAEQPELWWQTIVDFLDRHQL
- a CDS encoding ArnT family glycosyltransferase, translating into MPKVMGRQLCIVAVLFAALLTACATRYGYHRDELYFLAAGKHLDWGYADQPPLVPLLARAMSAIDADSLLLLRLPSILAATFVVVCAGLMARELGGGRGAQILASVAVASAAMVLGIGHLLSTASFDMAAVALVCLLVLLLLRDSEARHVERNRADEHRPIAPQWWLAAGLVVGIGLQNKLLLIFPVAALVLALILVGPRKVFATRYFPMAVGLAVAIWLPYLVWQANNDWPQWELSRAIAGGSSGTSDSLFAFVLSQFGLMGPLLAPLWGFGLWRLWRDARRRAFVVAYAVLFVVFAASGGKAYYLGGMYPVLLAAGAVPVAARLGDRRIRWAAVGSVLTVNGVASAVLFLPVLPVSTLRDSPVLAINYDAGETIGWPEFVARIGEVRARLGPDVAILTDNYGEAGAIERFGAAYDLPIPHSGHNSYWWWGPPSDSATAVLTVGIGRDQLAGVFGEIEPAGHIDNGLGIDNDEQGQPLFICRAPRASLAQLWPQAKQLS